From one bacterium genomic stretch:
- the raiA gene encoding ribosome-associated translation inhibitor RaiA: MRISVTFRHMEANDALKEYVTQKMGKLKKYLNEPIDVNVVLSQEKFRNNVEVTLSAERNVINGHDQEEDMYAAVDLVLDKIERQVKRAKDKVQDHRPNGKDVPEVTP; encoded by the coding sequence ATGCGAATCTCCGTCACGTTCCGGCACATGGAGGCGAACGACGCGCTCAAGGAGTACGTCACGCAAAAAATGGGCAAGCTCAAGAAATACCTGAACGAACCCATCGACGTGAACGTCGTCTTGAGCCAGGAGAAGTTCCGCAACAACGTCGAGGTGACGCTGTCCGCGGAACGGAACGTGATCAACGGCCACGACCAGGAAGAGGACATGTACGCCGCCGTCGACCTCGTGCTCGACAAGATCGAACGCCAGGTCAAGCGCGCCAAGGACAAGGTCCAGGACCACCGCCCCAACGGCAAGGACGTCCCGGAAGTGACCCCGTAA